A portion of the Candidatus Pristimantibacillus lignocellulolyticus genome contains these proteins:
- a CDS encoding carbohydrate binding domain-containing protein, translating to MRKSVIMLTIFSLILTMFYPILTPANVAYGAGQLTSGETPRHWAAETLEKWRMLGIIEGDQAGNLLPDGKLTRAELVTIINRIFGFSSINQAGAQPAVAFNDVSADEWYSDAIQLAVEVGYMQGYTDGTARPNQSVTREECIVLLDRVFMLLASNRIELSFNDRNLIHSFAQEAVQKWSSLGFIQGYEDGSFRATAGITRAELVTMLSRVVPNLITGEGSVMKNQHLTGNVVIQAGSVELHDVVIEGDLYIAEGVALGSILLDNVTITGRLIVQGGEGGITLRNAQLQDIIVVNRQYDVKIIAEGSTVTGTVWVNGSVELDNTASTAGEGNLDQVWLAPGLSSGHNLVFTGVFQQIATNNYIDSLLAGPVATTPVNINIQGKIEKFELNQPFILTLAEQSRLTSLIIGQQARGSSLFGSNTQFGNVDNAASGVSYNKVILAVGNNVIGALTGNTGPYIPPVQIPLKAEAVKGTVSGTTQITANNNVGLHLAVLVSYDGTKQYNIGDRAPTGGTVINPYVSGTNISGVDEEINKFIYVYWLNAEHHIVELQVIELTEEMIAPSGWNLVWQDEFTDPAIDTDKWNFVEQGDGFGNNELQFYTSREDNARIEEGNLVIQAKEEAYNGMNYTSAKLTTEGKASWTYGKYEIRAKLPEGQGLWPAIWMMPEDMELYDTWPASGEIDIMELVGNDMNTVHGTLHYGTPHTSTGNSYQLPNGESFADDFHTFTTEWEPGEIRWYVDGKLFGVQNDWYSLGSGQPTDFTYPAPFDRNFYMQLNVAVGGTWPGSPDASTSFPQQMLVDYVKVYERSAPYAYREASDSRPGQRDQSGNTQGKPPLADGNYIYNGQFNATSNDHAGIEGVTNSSYWSLRVGDNGAAKIVNDQDAMKLSVTSSGNATYSTQLIQHPVPLKMGQRYRLTFDAKASVARNIEVKLSSGGEGGWTDYAVSGFALDSTWNTNQFDFTMQSNTHPTARIEFNVGGATGDVWFDNIKLVEIEAEEESNRDPLANGNYIYNGAFNQGLASLGYWKWVQKGNAEGQATVGKSVAHKEAKLDIESNSQLEELSLQQEHIYLQKPGHYVLSFDAKSSVSRAIEVKLLDSKRNEVYLETGPLQLSSSWSKQQQHFEFDVVECRELTLQFFVGGTPSTVTLDNVRLEKLTVYTVKDPVVLQAEQYTYNQSATLANEGISRFMKLTSAAKLSYMLQFEQTGQYELAFRVRNNAESTISVGEHDIEIANSHGQWQTVYSEPLTIEAGLQLLELVAHNNAGTIDLDWFAIIPEGMSLETEKANNLIRNGSFMDDLNSWEFWTEAGASISNDNAQLRLDISSVGGQSWSILTKQSGIALENGKFYTLSFKARSSAPRTISVGIENSYNARLLNDQQIQLSKQNNVYSFDFEMSAASDLGSLVFQLGNIGQAAAIGQHQVWIDDVQLVESIKVDSIPFTFTQGQQEGTTAIQATPAAGHSFVVITASHSQSVPSKESTVPEVAGAISPYTSGSDIAGVDANQNKHIALYEVDGAGIVTRFAQKILTEQDIKPISVTNPVALLPVQKIEPGNAHSTTQVTAVAGAGNRLVTKVSSTPIATPSIGAIAPTGSTVLNPYVAGSNISGVDSDINRYVALYEVDSNQRVQSFTLLELQSSQVMMKEWHKVWEDEFDGTSINQSNWNFVQGGGGYGNQELQYYTNNTDNARVEDGKLIIQALKENYSGHSYTSAKLESSGKASWTYGKFEVRAKLPIGQGLWPAIWMMPEDMNVYGTWPASGEIDIMEALGHEPGVVHGTLHYGVEHASTGYSYTLPGGQSFADDFHTFTTEWEPGELRFYVDGILFAVQNDWFAIDNNNPDVFTYPAPFDRDFYMQLNVAVGGTWPGKPDASTVFPQQMQVDYVKVYQMDEEDYRTVEYKRPGPRDTSASIGEGRAPLADGNYIYNGDFSVGTDKAPGIAGVDNSAYWTFNNGADFNAAATAAYDNGWMKVNTTNGGSATYAVQLIQRPLTLEMDKTYTLTFKAKASNNRNMEIKLSQGGEGGWTDYGRGIVALTAEPGTYQLTFKMLSNTHHGARLELNMGGATGDVWIDDVVFKEVSEDVVVERNPLADGNYIYNGNFELGTKFMSYWNFYHSAATAATASVNPRVYERSVNVQISDAGQHADEVMLEQRNIPLVEGQWYELKFDAKSEQARNMTVQFKDKLLPQSTAITTHVVALNEQWNSYTYQFQMEQGSTLNGALHFLLGGNAYAVSIDAVSLKQYFPPISLLVEAEGMAVTGDAAIALKNDQSGQYVAFGGLSGQLAGQLQISESGLYMLSMKLSAYQSDRALTVQVGDTTYELDIPNTHGTEKWAVATVALELEAGTYPVIVHGQYVSVDWLELAPQLVQNGQLANNTIDDWTLWVGTEDWAGSARATLSASDQALKVDIQNEGSQFWSVQLNQQPIVLQQGKSYRLTFKASSTLTRDINVAVEIDGGYPQYMLQTVALNDKLTQYTIDFTMDAMSRNDGKLNFILGRISSAVGAHQIVLDDIMLAETRESVPSLNNAVQNLALTGTYSSSSGIAAAAFDGNMSTRWESAQTDSQHIAVDLKKNYMIDHIKLNWEGAYGKGYLIETSLDGSNWTTVFSTSHGDGGVDDIYVTPNEARYVRLTGVERGTPYGYSLYEFAIYPYDATYMQEDLTAPVLQADSTDTFVKQPITISFADDEHYRNSILSVTVNSQLLTRGTDYEIKPGGILLKGHLFPASGEYVITVDALHYEEATMLQSIDRIPPDKNLAIGINASASSGDASAAFDNNPGTRWISDASDPQSITADLGESFELGRIMLYWEGAYGKSYIIEGSLDGLEWAPLFSTTQGDGGVDEILFNATEARYVRLVGSERGTQYSYSLWSFEIYPHDPSGLKLAPVLTPTKTSYTAGDAITLQFTDSPLYVDAITSILLNDEEIMADAVMTSSSISIPATHVPSGDITITIVADGYRDVTVSVHVSPINVALGAQVTASSHSASATVITDGNLQTRWESEHLVDPQWVELELASESVISQLVIYWEAARASKYIVELSSDGMTWQEVAQINSYNGLQDTINFTSTSAKYIRITGTERALPYGYSIYEVQAY from the coding sequence GTGAGAAAGTCAGTCATAATGTTAACGATTTTTTCTTTAATACTAACGATGTTTTATCCGATACTTACACCTGCTAATGTTGCTTATGGTGCTGGCCAATTAACGAGTGGAGAAACTCCGCGACATTGGGCAGCCGAAACATTGGAGAAATGGCGCATGCTTGGAATTATAGAAGGAGATCAGGCAGGTAACCTTTTACCTGATGGAAAGTTGACTAGAGCTGAGCTAGTTACCATTATTAATCGGATATTTGGATTTTCATCCATCAATCAAGCGGGAGCGCAGCCGGCTGTAGCTTTTAATGATGTTTCCGCTGATGAGTGGTATAGCGACGCTATTCAACTAGCAGTTGAAGTTGGTTATATGCAAGGTTATACAGATGGAACAGCAAGACCGAATCAGAGCGTTACTCGCGAAGAATGTATCGTACTCTTAGATCGAGTGTTCATGTTACTTGCTTCTAATCGTATTGAATTAAGTTTTAATGATCGTAATCTTATTCATTCCTTTGCACAGGAAGCTGTACAAAAGTGGTCATCACTAGGTTTTATTCAAGGCTACGAGGATGGCTCATTCCGCGCTACAGCAGGAATAACGAGAGCAGAGCTAGTGACAATGTTAAGCCGCGTTGTACCTAATCTTATTACGGGTGAAGGAAGCGTAATGAAGAATCAACACTTAACAGGAAATGTAGTTATTCAAGCTGGAAGTGTAGAACTTCATGATGTTGTTATAGAAGGCGATTTGTATATAGCTGAGGGGGTTGCACTAGGGAGCATACTACTCGACAATGTTACGATTACTGGTCGTCTAATCGTGCAAGGCGGAGAGGGTGGGATTACACTCCGTAATGCTCAGTTACAAGATATTATTGTTGTGAACAGACAATATGATGTAAAGATTATTGCAGAAGGGTCTACAGTAACTGGAACTGTATGGGTGAATGGTAGTGTGGAGCTAGATAATACTGCTAGCACTGCTGGTGAAGGTAACTTGGATCAAGTATGGCTTGCGCCAGGTTTATCGAGTGGTCATAACCTCGTCTTTACCGGTGTATTTCAACAAATAGCAACCAATAATTATATTGATTCGTTGCTTGCAGGGCCAGTAGCTACAACTCCGGTCAATATTAATATTCAAGGAAAAATAGAGAAATTTGAACTTAATCAACCGTTTATTCTAACGCTAGCTGAACAAAGTAGACTAACATCATTGATTATTGGTCAGCAGGCTAGAGGGAGCTCGCTATTCGGTAGTAATACACAGTTCGGTAATGTAGATAATGCGGCGAGTGGAGTTAGTTATAATAAGGTTATTCTAGCTGTAGGTAATAATGTAATAGGTGCACTTACTGGTAATACTGGGCCTTATATTCCGCCGGTACAAATCCCATTGAAAGCAGAAGCGGTAAAGGGGACGGTATCTGGTACGACTCAGATTACAGCGAATAATAACGTTGGCCTGCACTTAGCAGTACTTGTTTCCTATGATGGAACAAAGCAGTATAACATTGGTGATCGCGCTCCTACAGGTGGTACTGTTATTAATCCTTATGTAAGCGGCACTAATATTTCTGGTGTAGATGAAGAGATTAATAAATTTATTTATGTTTATTGGTTGAATGCAGAGCATCATATTGTAGAGCTGCAAGTTATTGAATTGACAGAAGAAATGATTGCTCCATCAGGTTGGAACTTAGTATGGCAAGATGAATTCACAGATCCAGCGATCGATACGGATAAATGGAATTTTGTCGAGCAAGGTGATGGATTCGGTAATAATGAGCTTCAATTCTATACGTCAAGAGAAGATAATGCGCGAATTGAAGAGGGTAATCTAGTTATTCAAGCTAAAGAGGAAGCTTATAATGGCATGAACTATACTTCCGCCAAATTAACGACTGAAGGTAAGGCTAGCTGGACTTATGGAAAGTATGAGATTCGTGCCAAATTGCCAGAAGGTCAAGGGCTTTGGCCAGCAATATGGATGATGCCAGAGGATATGGAGCTATATGATACATGGCCTGCTTCTGGCGAAATAGACATCATGGAATTAGTTGGTAACGATATGAATACGGTACACGGCACACTTCATTATGGTACTCCGCATACGAGTACAGGTAATAGCTATCAATTACCTAATGGGGAAAGCTTTGCTGACGATTTCCATACCTTTACGACGGAATGGGAACCAGGTGAGATTCGTTGGTATGTAGATGGCAAGTTATTTGGTGTTCAAAATGATTGGTATTCATTAGGGAGCGGGCAACCAACAGACTTTACGTACCCGGCACCATTTGATCGTAATTTCTACATGCAGCTTAATGTAGCAGTTGGAGGAACATGGCCTGGTTCACCTGATGCTAGTACATCGTTCCCACAACAGATGCTCGTTGATTATGTAAAGGTTTACGAACGAAGTGCTCCATATGCATACCGTGAGGCATCAGATAGTAGACCAGGTCAACGCGATCAAAGCGGTAATACTCAAGGAAAGCCGCCGCTTGCGGATGGCAATTATATTTACAATGGACAATTCAATGCAACGAGTAATGATCATGCAGGGATAGAAGGTGTTACTAATAGTAGCTATTGGAGTCTGCGAGTAGGTGACAATGGAGCAGCGAAAATAGTCAATGATCAAGATGCGATGAAGTTATCAGTGACTAGTAGCGGGAACGCAACGTATTCGACACAGTTGATTCAGCACCCCGTACCTCTCAAGATGGGTCAACGCTATCGCTTAACATTTGATGCGAAAGCTTCTGTTGCCCGAAATATTGAAGTGAAGTTGAGTAGTGGCGGTGAAGGTGGCTGGACAGATTATGCTGTATCAGGATTTGCACTTGATTCAACATGGAATACGAATCAGTTTGACTTCACTATGCAATCTAATACGCATCCAACTGCTCGAATTGAATTTAATGTAGGTGGTGCAACTGGCGATGTATGGTTCGATAATATAAAACTAGTAGAAATCGAGGCAGAGGAAGAGAGTAACAGAGACCCACTTGCAAATGGGAATTATATATACAATGGCGCATTCAATCAAGGATTAGCATCATTAGGATATTGGAAATGGGTGCAAAAAGGTAATGCTGAAGGGCAAGCTACAGTTGGAAAATCTGTTGCGCATAAAGAAGCTAAGCTTGATATTGAGAGTAATAGTCAATTAGAAGAACTTAGCTTGCAACAAGAACATATTTATTTGCAGAAACCTGGGCATTATGTATTATCGTTTGATGCCAAATCTTCAGTAAGTCGAGCAATTGAAGTGAAACTACTTGATAGTAAGCGCAATGAAGTATATTTGGAAACGGGTCCACTTCAATTAAGTAGTAGTTGGAGTAAGCAACAGCAGCATTTTGAATTTGATGTTGTTGAGTGTAGAGAGCTTACACTGCAATTTTTCGTTGGAGGTACACCAAGTACAGTTACACTCGATAATGTGCGTTTAGAAAAATTAACGGTGTATACGGTGAAAGATCCGGTTGTGTTACAGGCTGAGCAATATACGTATAATCAGTCTGCAACGCTAGCTAATGAGGGAATCAGTCGTTTTATGAAACTGACTTCAGCTGCAAAACTTAGCTATATGTTGCAATTTGAGCAGACTGGACAATACGAGCTTGCTTTCCGTGTGCGCAATAATGCGGAATCAACTATTTCCGTCGGAGAACATGACATTGAAATTGCGAATAGTCATGGGCAATGGCAGACCGTCTATTCCGAACCATTGACGATTGAAGCGGGCCTGCAGTTGTTAGAACTGGTAGCTCATAATAATGCAGGTACAATTGATCTTGATTGGTTTGCTATCATTCCTGAAGGAATGTCACTTGAAACCGAAAAAGCTAACAATCTTATTCGTAATGGTAGTTTCATGGATGATCTTAATAGCTGGGAGTTCTGGACAGAAGCAGGGGCTTCCATCAGTAATGATAATGCACAGCTTCGATTGGATATCTCATCGGTTGGTGGTCAAAGTTGGAGTATACTAACGAAGCAATCGGGCATTGCACTGGAAAATGGGAAGTTCTATACCCTTTCCTTTAAAGCTAGATCTTCTGCACCAAGAACGATAAGTGTAGGAATTGAAAATAGTTATAATGCAAGATTGTTGAACGATCAGCAAATTCAATTATCTAAGCAAAATAACGTGTATTCCTTTGATTTTGAGATGTCGGCAGCGAGCGATCTTGGTTCACTTGTGTTTCAGTTAGGAAATATTGGTCAAGCTGCGGCAATAGGTCAGCATCAGGTGTGGATTGATGACGTGCAACTTGTTGAGAGTATTAAAGTAGATAGTATACCGTTCACATTTACACAAGGACAGCAGGAAGGAACGACGGCTATTCAAGCAACCCCAGCAGCTGGTCATTCTTTTGTTGTCATTACGGCAAGCCATTCGCAGTCTGTACCAAGTAAGGAGAGCACAGTTCCTGAAGTAGCGGGCGCGATCTCACCGTACACTAGTGGTTCTGATATTGCTGGTGTGGATGCGAACCAAAATAAACATATTGCATTGTATGAAGTAGATGGTGCTGGCATCGTTACTCGTTTTGCCCAAAAGATACTGACCGAGCAAGATATTAAGCCAATTTCGGTTACAAATCCTGTAGCGTTACTACCCGTGCAGAAGATTGAGCCTGGTAATGCTCATAGCACTACTCAAGTAACAGCAGTAGCTGGTGCAGGTAATCGTCTAGTTACCAAAGTATCTAGTACGCCAATTGCTACGCCGAGTATTGGTGCTATTGCACCTACAGGTAGCACAGTATTGAATCCATATGTAGCTGGATCCAATATCTCAGGTGTCGATTCAGACATTAATCGCTATGTAGCACTATATGAAGTAGATAGTAATCAACGGGTTCAGTCATTCACATTGCTTGAGCTACAATCTTCACAAGTGATGATGAAGGAATGGCATAAGGTATGGGAAGATGAATTTGATGGAACGTCTATTAATCAAAGCAATTGGAACTTTGTGCAAGGCGGCGGTGGATATGGTAATCAAGAATTACAATATTACACAAACAATACCGATAACGCACGGGTTGAAGATGGGAAGTTAATCATTCAAGCGCTCAAAGAAAATTATAGTGGACATTCCTATACGTCGGCTAAGCTTGAATCCTCAGGAAAAGCTAGCTGGACGTACGGTAAGTTCGAGGTTCGTGCGAAGTTACCAATTGGTCAAGGGTTATGGCCTGCGATATGGATGATGCCAGAAGATATGAATGTGTATGGCACATGGCCAGCATCAGGTGAAATTGATATTATGGAGGCGCTTGGACATGAGCCAGGAGTTGTTCATGGTACACTTCACTATGGTGTAGAACATGCTAGTACAGGATACAGCTACACATTGCCAGGTGGACAATCTTTCGCGGATGATTTCCACACATTTACGACAGAATGGGAGCCAGGTGAGCTAAGATTTTATGTAGATGGTATTTTGTTTGCGGTGCAAAATGATTGGTTCGCAATCGATAATAACAATCCTGATGTATTCACGTATCCGGCTCCTTTCGATCGTGATTTCTACATGCAACTTAATGTAGCAGTCGGAGGAACATGGCCAGGTAAGCCTGATGCATCCACTGTGTTCCCGCAACAGATGCAGGTCGATTATGTGAAAGTATATCAGATGGATGAGGAAGATTATCGTACTGTTGAGTACAAGCGACCAGGTCCAAGAGATACAAGTGCATCTATTGGTGAAGGTCGGGCTCCGCTTGCAGATGGTAATTATATTTACAATGGTGATTTCTCAGTAGGTACAGATAAAGCGCCAGGAATTGCAGGGGTAGACAATTCTGCTTATTGGACCTTCAATAACGGAGCTGATTTTAATGCAGCAGCAACGGCAGCTTATGATAATGGCTGGATGAAAGTGAATACAACGAATGGCGGCAGTGCAACGTATGCTGTTCAGCTTATTCAAAGACCACTAACATTAGAAATGGATAAGACGTATACATTAACCTTCAAGGCTAAGGCATCAAATAATCGTAATATGGAAATAAAGCTCAGCCAAGGTGGAGAAGGCGGATGGACGGATTATGGTAGAGGAATAGTAGCATTAACAGCTGAACCTGGGACGTATCAATTAACTTTCAAAATGTTATCAAATACTCATCATGGTGCTCGATTAGAACTTAATATGGGTGGGGCAACCGGAGATGTGTGGATCGATGATGTTGTCTTTAAAGAAGTGAGTGAAGATGTAGTCGTCGAGCGAAATCCACTTGCAGATGGCAACTATATTTACAATGGTAATTTTGAACTGGGTACAAAATTCATGTCTTATTGGAATTTCTATCATAGTGCAGCGACAGCGGCTACAGCTAGTGTTAATCCGCGAGTATATGAGAGAAGCGTGAACGTTCAGATTAGTGATGCTGGGCAACATGCTGATGAAGTAATGTTGGAGCAGCGTAATATTCCACTGGTGGAAGGTCAATGGTATGAGCTGAAGTTTGATGCGAAGTCAGAACAAGCAAGAAATATGACGGTACAATTCAAGGACAAATTGTTACCGCAATCAACAGCAATTACGACGCATGTCGTAGCGTTAAATGAGCAATGGAATAGTTACACTTATCAGTTCCAAATGGAGCAGGGATCAACCTTGAATGGCGCATTACATTTTTTACTGGGTGGCAATGCATATGCTGTGAGTATTGATGCCGTGAGCTTAAAGCAATATTTCCCGCCAATTAGTTTGTTGGTAGAAGCGGAAGGTATGGCTGTTACTGGGGATGCAGCGATTGCTCTGAAGAATGATCAGTCTGGACAATATGTCGCATTCGGAGGATTGTCAGGGCAATTAGCTGGGCAACTGCAAATTTCTGAGTCAGGGCTATATATGCTTTCTATGAAGCTATCAGCGTACCAGAGTGATCGGGCATTAACGGTTCAAGTAGGAGATACAACCTATGAGCTGGATATACCGAACACACATGGCACGGAGAAATGGGCAGTCGCTACAGTTGCATTAGAGCTAGAAGCAGGCACATATCCAGTCATTGTTCATGGTCAATATGTAAGTGTTGATTGGTTAGAGCTTGCACCACAACTTGTGCAAAATGGTCAACTTGCTAATAACACCATTGACGATTGGACACTATGGGTAGGCACAGAAGATTGGGCTGGCTCAGCAAGAGCAACATTGAGTGCTAGCGATCAAGCATTAAAAGTAGATATTCAAAATGAGGGCAGTCAATTTTGGAGTGTGCAATTGAATCAGCAACCAATAGTATTGCAACAAGGGAAATCATATCGACTAACGTTCAAGGCAAGCTCAACGCTAACTCGAGATATTAATGTAGCGGTTGAAATCGATGGAGGGTATCCACAATACATGCTTCAAACGGTAGCCCTTAACGATAAGCTAACGCAGTATACGATTGATTTCACGATGGATGCGATGAGTAGAAATGACGGAAAACTTAACTTTATACTAGGTAGAATATCATCAGCGGTAGGAGCGCATCAGATTGTACTTGATGATATTATGCTAGCGGAGACGAGAGAGAGTGTACCGAGCTTGAATAATGCAGTGCAAAACCTTGCATTAACAGGGACATATTCTTCGTCGAGTGGCATTGCAGCAGCAGCTTTTGATGGAAACATGTCTACGCGCTGGGAAAGTGCCCAGACGGATTCGCAGCATATTGCAGTAGATCTGAAGAAGAACTATATGATTGATCATATTAAGCTGAACTGGGAAGGAGCATATGGTAAAGGATATTTAATTGAAACTTCATTGGATGGATCGAACTGGACGACTGTCTTCAGTACATCACATGGGGACGGAGGAGTAGATGATATCTATGTCACACCTAATGAGGCAAGATATGTTCGTCTAACAGGGGTTGAGCGTGGTACACCGTACGGATATTCATTATATGAATTTGCGATCTATCCATATGATGCAACGTATATGCAGGAGGACTTAACGGCTCCAGTACTGCAAGCTGATTCCACAGATACATTCGTGAAACAGCCGATCACGATTAGCTTTGCCGATGATGAGCACTATCGTAATAGTATATTGTCGGTCACAGTTAATAGTCAGCTTCTGACAAGAGGAACTGATTATGAGATTAAGCCTGGTGGTATTTTGCTTAAGGGGCATCTGTTCCCTGCTTCTGGCGAATATGTAATTACAGTAGATGCGTTGCATTATGAAGAAGCAACTATGTTGCAGTCGATCGACCGAATTCCACCAGATAAGAACTTAGCGATAGGTATTAATGCCTCTGCATCAAGTGGTGATGCAAGTGCTGCGTTCGATAATAATCCGGGGACGCGATGGATTTCAGATGCTAGTGATCCGCAATCGATCACAGCGGATCTTGGCGAAAGCTTCGAGCTTGGTCGAATCATGCTTTATTGGGAAGGGGCATATGGCAAGTCTTACATCATTGAGGGATCTCTAGATGGCTTAGAGTGGGCTCCATTGTTCTCTACTACGCAAGGAGATGGCGGAGTAGATGAAATATTGTTCAACGCTACAGAGGCGAGATATGTACGCCTAGTTGGTTCGGAGCGTGGAACACAATATAGCTACTCATTATGGAGCTTCGAGATCTATCCTCATGATCCAAGTGGACTTAAGCTAGCGCCGGTATTGACACCAACAAAAACAAGCTATACTGCAGGTGATGCGATTACATTACAATTTACAGATTCTCCTTTATATGTGGATGCAATAACTAGCATTCTACTTAATGATGAAGAGATAATGGCTGATGCAGTAATGACTTCATCTTCGATATCGATACCTGCTACCCATGTACCATCTGGGGATATCACCATTACAATTGTAGCAGATGGCTATCGTGACGTTACAGTTAGCGTCCATGTAAGTCCGATCAATGTAGCCTTGGGAGCCCAGGTTACAGCTTCCTCTCACTCTGCAAGTGCAACAGTTATTACGGATGGCAACCTACAAACACGCTGGGAGAGCGAGCATTTAGTTGATCCTCAATGGGTTGAATTAGAGCTGGCATCAGAGTCAGTAATAAGTCAGCTAGTTATCTATTGGGAGGCAGCTAGAGCATCGAAGTATATTGTAGAACTATCTTCAGACGGAATGACTTGGCAGGAAGTAGCGCAGATTAATAGCTATAATGGACTCCAGGATACGATTAACTTTACTAGTACTTCAGCGAAATATATTCGCATTACGGGTACGGAGCGTGCGCTACCTTATGGATATTCGATCTACGAAGTGCAAGCTTATTAA